From the genome of Deltaproteobacteria bacterium:
CGGGTGAATACCTTCTGGAGCTGCTTTTCGGTTTCGTCCCGGACCTGGTTGATCTGGTCCTGGGCTTCGGTGAGGCCGCGCTGCACGAGATCCTGCCCGTCCTGAATCAGCTTGCGGAGCAGGTTCAGGCCCAGAATGCTCTTCTTTTTCTTTTCTTCTTCAAAAAGGACCTGTGCGAGCGTTACCGATGTGATGTCCTCACTCGTCTTGTTATCGATGATCCGTACATCGACGCCAGCCTTTACCATGGCGGCGATCTCTTCGAGAGTCACATAACAGCTCTGTTCGGTATCGTAGAGCTTGCGATTCGGGTACCGCTTGATGACCCGCTGCCGGGTTTCGGTGGCTTCTGCCGCTGGTTTTGCTTCGTTCATTATGTTCGGGCCTTTATAGTGGGAATCGGGTTCACCAAAAGCACCGCCGAAAACTGGCGGCCACAACAACAAGTCTAATGCATCGGAAGGCTGTTCCGAAACCCCGTTTGATTCTCGGGGCTTCCGGTATCCCGGTCGCCGACGGTATTTACACCTGTTTATCCGGACCAATCCACCCTAGTGGACAGGACTATTGTGGATAACACTTGTCATTGCGGCGCGTCAAGATGGAACAATTAGAAACAGACAGGGCCGGTTAGCGGCAAAAAAACGATGGAATTACAGGTAGTTTTGCGTCTATGCTACCGGCCCGCGGCGCGCTGGCTTGAATTTTGGTGAGGGCTCGGCAAAAGGCGTCCCCAGCCCAATGGGCGCATTGTGAAGTCCGCCGTTGCAGGGTGAATTCGTTCCAAGGTCGGATAGTGTTGTAGCCCGATGATCGTTCTGTGCCCAAGCTGCCAGGCCAAGTTCAAATTGGCCGATGAAAAGGTTACGGCCAAAGGCGTCAAGAT
Proteins encoded in this window:
- a CDS encoding transcriptional regulator gives rise to the protein MNEAKPAAEATETRQRVIKRYPNRKLYDTEQSCYVTLEEIAAMVKAGVDVRIIDNKTSEDITSVTLAQVLFEEEKKKKSILGLNLLRKLIQDGQDLVQRGLTEAQDQINQVRDETEKQLQKVFTRSDVKLEDMKGLVSEFLSTRQRNLETFQKSLDERIRYWIDRVQQDQDSGANDRESIENEIRSLRERLAQLEDKLGKLG